GGTCTTCGTGCCCGAGACGGCGAAGCTCGAAAAACTCCTGCAGGTGTTTCTCGACCGGAAGCTGCACTTCGCGCTCGTCGTTGACGAATACGGCGGGACGACCGGAATGATCACCCTCGAGAACGTGCTCGAAGAACTCGTCGGGCCCATCCAGGACGAGTTTGACCAGGAGCAGCCGTTGCTCGTCGCGCGCGGCGAGGGCGAGTGGGACGTGGACGGCACGTTGCCGCTGCACGAGTTGTCGGACCTTGTCGGCGAGTCGCTTCGCGGGGAAGACGTCACGACGACGAGCGGGTGGGTGACGCAACAACTTGGCGGCTTCCCGAAACCAGGCGACATCCTTGCCGTCGGCCGCCACGAACTGCGCGTCATGGAGATGACCGGGCTCCGGGTGGCCCGCTTGCGCCTGACCCGCTCCAAGCCAGAGTCGTGAAACCGGACACCCACAACGGAACGCAGAGGCGCGTGTGCTGCTGGGCGGTTGAATGAGTCCCGGATGAGGCCGCACGGAATCAGCACCGCGTCCGCCTGAACTTCGGGACGGCCCTGCGATGACAGGTTGCCAACCCGAACGGTTCAGTGGCAATGTTTGCGCCACACTCAAATTGACCGATGACTATGAAGAACCGATTCACCCGACGCTCGTTCCTCGCGAAGTCCGCATTGGCCAGCGTTGCGTTTCACGTGCTTCCGAAGGGACGCTCGTGGGCGCAGTCGCCGAACAACAAGCTGAACATCGGTTGCATCGGCACGGCAGGGCGCGCCGCCGGCGACATCGAGGGCGTGAAGGGCGAGAACATCGTGGCGCTGTGCGACGTGGACGCGCTCGCGCTCGCGAAGAAGGGCGAGCAGTTCCCCGCCGCGCGCCGTTACGCCGACTTTCGCCGCATGCTCGAGCAGAAGGACATTGACGCCGTGGTCTGCGGCACGCCGGACCACACGCATGCCGTCTGCTGCGTGGCCGCGATGCGCAGCGGGCGGCACGTGTATTGCGAGAAGCCGCTCACGCGCACTGTGTCCGAGGCGCGCATCGTCGCCGACACCGCGCGCAAGACAAAGCGAGTCACGCAGATGGGCAACCAGATTCACTCGCATCCCGGCAACAATTACCGCCGCGTGGTCGAGCTCATCCAGACGAAGGCCATCGGCGAGGTGAACGAAGTGCATGTGTGGGCGGGCGCGATTTACGGCGACAAGCGGGTGATGGACAATCCGCCGCCGCCGCCGCCGCATCTCGATTTCGACCTCTGGCTCGGCCCGGTCGAATACATGAGCTACCGGCCGGAATATGTGCCGTTTCACTGGCGGCACTTCTGGCATTTCGGCGGCGGCACGCTCGCGGATTTCTGGTGCCACTACTCCGATCTCGCGCACTGGTCGCTGAACCTTCGTTACCCGCTCACCGTCGAGGCTGAGAGTCCCGGCAAGCCCGACCCCGAGCTTGTGCCGGTGAAGCTCATCGTGCGCTACACGTATCCCGAACGGAAGGACGCAAGCCCCTTGCTCAGCGGCCCGGCGCTCAAGCTGACGTGGTATCAGGGCGGTCAGAAGCCCGCGGAGTTGAACCAGTTCGTGACGCCTGACGTGGCAGCAAAGTGGAATAGTGGCGTGCTCTTCATCGGCTCGAAGGGGGCGCTGCTTGCGGACTACACGCGCAGGTTGCTCCTTCCCGAAAAGGATTTCGCCGGCTTCACACCGCCGCCGAAGTTCGTGCCCGACGCGCAGGGCGGCAACTGGCACCACGAGCAATGGATTCAGGCCATCAAGGCCGGCGGGCGCGCCGAGTGCGACTTCGACTACGCGGGCCCGCTCACCGAAGCCGGTTTGCTCGGCAACGTGGCCTATCGCGCCGGCAAGAAGCTCGACTGGGACGCGAAGAACCTCAAGGCGCGCGGCTGTCCCGAGGCGGACCAGTTCATCCAGCACAAGTATCGCGAGGGATGGAAGATCTAGCGCCACCGCGCCGCATGTCCCACCTTGCCCAAGCCCGCACCGTCTTCGACACCGAGCTGGCCGCGCTTCGCGCCGTGCGCGCACGGCTCGATGGGTCCTTCGGCGTCGCCGTCGAGACCGTCATCGAAACACTCCGCCACCACGGCAAGGTCGTCGTCGTCGGCATCGGCAAATCCGGCAACATCGGCCACAAGATCGCGGCCACGCTCACCAGCACCGGTTCAACCAGCGTCGTCCTCAACAGCGTGGACGCCCTGCACGGCGACCTGGGCATCATCAACGATGGCGACGTCGTGCTTGCACTCAGTTACTCCGGCGAGTCGGAAGAACTGGTGAATCTCCTTCCGGCGCTGAAGCGGTTCGCCGTGAAGATCATCGCGCTCACGGGCGCGCCCAAGTCCACCGTGGCGCGCCACAGCGACGGGGTGCTCAACGTGCGCGTGCCCAAGGAAGCCTGCCCCTTCAACCTCGCGCCCACGTCGAGCACGACCGCGATGCTCGTGATGGGCGACGCGCTCGCGATGGCCGTGCTTCAGGCGCGCGGCTTCACGCAGAAGGATTTCGCCCGGCATCATCCCGCGGGCGCCATCGGGCGCGCGATGCTTGTGCAGGTGAAGGACATCATGCGCACGGGTGAACGCAACGCCGTCGCGAGTCACTCGCTTGCCGTGAGGGACGCCTTGCTCGTCATGACACGCGCCAGATCGGGGAGCCTGAGCGTGGTGTGCAAGCGAGGCAGGCTGGCCGGCGTCTTCACCGACGGCGACCTGCGCCGCCGGATGGCCGCCGATGCCGACGTGCTCACGCGCCCGCTTTCCGCCGTGATGACGCGCAACCCCATCACCGTGCGCGACACGGCACTGGCCGCCGAGGCGCTGAAGATCTTCAACGAGCGCAACATTGACGACCTCATTGTGCTCAACGCGAAACGCGAACCCGTCGGCCTCGTGGACTCGCAGGACTTGCCGAAGCTCAAGCTGATGTGAGCCATGGCCCTGCCGCTGAGATACAACGTGCGGAATGTATTCGTGCGCTGGCGCGCGACGCTCGCGACGGTTCTGGGCATCGCGCTGGTCGTGGCGGTGTTCGTGCTCGTGCAGGCGCTGGCGGCAGGATTGGAGAAGTCGAGCCGCAACACCGGCGATCCGCGCAATGTGATGGTCGTGCGCAAGGGCTCAACCGCGGAATCGAGCAGCCAGGTCACGCGCGAGCAGCTCCGGCTCATGCTCTACTGGCCGGAGATCGCGAAGAATTCGGAGGGAACGCCGCTGGTGTCGGCGGATGTGCTCGTTCTCATCAGCCTGCCCCGGCTCGGCAACACGAACGAATCACACGTGCTGGTGCGCGGCATCTCGCCCGTCGGCGCTTCGATGCGCGCCGAAGTCGAGGCCCGGCGCGAC
The Verrucomicrobiota bacterium genome window above contains:
- a CDS encoding Gfo/Idh/MocA family oxidoreductase — encoded protein: MKNRFTRRSFLAKSALASVAFHVLPKGRSWAQSPNNKLNIGCIGTAGRAAGDIEGVKGENIVALCDVDALALAKKGEQFPAARRYADFRRMLEQKDIDAVVCGTPDHTHAVCCVAAMRSGRHVYCEKPLTRTVSEARIVADTARKTKRVTQMGNQIHSHPGNNYRRVVELIQTKAIGEVNEVHVWAGAIYGDKRVMDNPPPPPPHLDFDLWLGPVEYMSYRPEYVPFHWRHFWHFGGGTLADFWCHYSDLAHWSLNLRYPLTVEAESPGKPDPELVPVKLIVRYTYPERKDASPLLSGPALKLTWYQGGQKPAELNQFVTPDVAAKWNSGVLFIGSKGALLADYTRRLLLPEKDFAGFTPPPKFVPDAQGGNWHHEQWIQAIKAGGRAECDFDYAGPLTEAGLLGNVAYRAGKKLDWDAKNLKARGCPEADQFIQHKYREGWKI
- a CDS encoding KpsF/GutQ family sugar-phosphate isomerase translates to MSHLAQARTVFDTELAALRAVRARLDGSFGVAVETVIETLRHHGKVVVVGIGKSGNIGHKIAATLTSTGSTSVVLNSVDALHGDLGIINDGDVVLALSYSGESEELVNLLPALKRFAVKIIALTGAPKSTVARHSDGVLNVRVPKEACPFNLAPTSSTTAMLVMGDALAMAVLQARGFTQKDFARHHPAGAIGRAMLVQVKDIMRTGERNAVASHSLAVRDALLVMTRARSGSLSVVCKRGRLAGVFTDGDLRRRMAADADVLTRPLSAVMTRNPITVRDTALAAEALKIFNERNIDDLIVLNAKREPVGLVDSQDLPKLKLM